The Neospora caninum Liverpool complete genome, chromosome X genome includes a region encoding these proteins:
- a CDS encoding putative PRP38 family domain-containing protein has translation MANRTDPLAQQVHGCNPQTLVSRIIRRKIYESVYWKEQCFALTAETVLEPCVALTYVGGTYGGKRQPAPFLCLVLKLLQIQPETEVVLEFIKQEQFKYLRAVGAFYLRLVGRASEVYTHLEPLLADYRKLRFRLPDGKFAIVCMDEFVDDCLRKTNFLDVDLPVLPKREVLENEGDLPPTRLTALEHDVEVYAPAGVAGGEGVSERDQQLWLLQKEQLREEQKKLQRRVLQQRMKQKQQEQEQLLLQQVRELEIENGGPDRGDKEKQRSDDAGDGWWKEKKEPGDKERDRERGEGADGVRRQKRRNERDEGEEEREKREREWHLSGRAHGPRGYEGRGHRTRVGSRSPTPVIKREKDDRREDERRRRSRREEEDAERRRRRHREEEEERQRRRDRRRWEEEEERERRRRDRREERDEDEGGDRGKRRRFEDEKEENRRERRDDDDRYRRSVKHEKERDEEERRRHTRDGERRGDRNRPDKGDAERAEDGAKGPAFSFGKESRDRKKGNDDSLSVQEWDALRAQLGLKPLKK, from the coding sequence ATGGCGAATCGAACGGACCCTTTGGCGCAGCAGGTGCACGGCTGCAACCCCCAGACGCTCGTCTCTCGAATTATTCGCCGGAAGATCTACGAGAGTGTGTACTGGAAAGAGCAGTGCTTCGCCCTCACTGCCGAGACGGTCCTGGAACCCTGTGTCGCGCTGACGTACGTCGGGGGAACCTATGGCGGCAAGCGACAGCCAGcaccgtttctctgcttggTTTTGAAGCTCCTGCAGATCCAACCGGAGACGGAAGTTGTCCTCGAATTCATCAAGCAGGAACAGTTCAAGTACTTGCGCGCAGTCGGCGCCTTCTACTTGCGCCTCGTCGGCCGGGCGTCCGAGGTGTACACGCACCTCGAGCCGCTCCTTGCGGACTACCGGAAGCTCCGGTTTCGCCTTCCCGACGGAAAGTTCGCGATTGTCTGCATGGACGAGTTTGTCGACGACTGTTTGCGGAAGACGAACTTCTTGGACGTCGACTTGCCGGTTCTCCCGAAGCGCGAAGTCCTCGAAAACGAGGGTGATCTGCCGCCCACGCGCTTGACCGCGCTGGAACACGACGTCGAGGTGTACGCGCCCGCGGGAGtcgccggcggcgagggcgtgTCGGAGCGCGACCAGCAGCTCTGGCTTCTCCAGAAGGAACAACTTCGCGAGGAGCAAAAGAAACTGCAAAGGCGCGTGCTGCAACAGCGCATGAAGCAGAAGCAACAGGAACAGGAACAACTTCTCCTCCAGCAAGTGCGCGAGCTCGAAATCGAGAACGGCGGGCCGGATCGCGGCgacaaggagaaacagagaagcgacgacgcCGGGGACGGCTggtggaaggaaaagaaggaacctggagacaaagagcgagacagggagcgAGGGGAGGGCGCAGACGGAgtcaggagacagaagaggcgaaacgagCGAGAtgagggggaagaggagcgtgagaagcgagagagagagtggcaTCTTTCGGGGCGCGCGCACGGCCCGAGAGGCTACGAAGGCCGAGGACACAGGACGCGGGTGGGTAGCAGAAGTCCAACGCCCGTgatcaagagagagaaggacgatcggcgcgaggacgagcgcaggcggcggagccgtcgcgaggaagaagacgctgagcgtcggcggaggcgacaccgagaggaggaagaggagagacagcgacgacgagacaggcggcggtgggaagaggaagaagagcgggagcggcggcggcgcgatcggagagaagagcgcgacgaagacgagggcggagaccgagggaaacgaaggagattcgaagacgagaaagaagagaatcgccgagagagacgcgacgacgacgaccgGTACCGACGCAGCGTGaagcacgagaaggaaagagacgaggaagaacgacggaggcacacgagagacggggagcgTCGAGGCGACAGGAACAGACCCGAcaagggagacgccgagagagcggaagatgGAGCGAAAGGTCCAGCGTTCAGCTTCGGAAAGGAAAGCCGAGACcggaaaaagggaaacgacgaCTCCCTCTCGGTCCAGGAATGGGATGCGCTGCGTGCACAGCTCGGTCTGAAACCTCTGAAAAAGTAA
- a CDS encoding putative regulator of chromosome condensation domain-containing protein gives MNRLIEIRPEDKGILVSQSKLIVVNGGACDFYTISLAERVETPVVISIRATFGEVAVSPDTLQIKPEEYDKPRRIVVVGGKNREVSDTPEEDSSKIELLHYVTSKTPAYDGFAFRLTVVLVSTSGAILRSFGSNLHFQLAHDSTNKKSQTHPQKLAGLPAKTTVPQISSGARHTCAVLQDGTLFGWGDGSDGQLALPLPSLGSARTLDALPGDAHTDGTPSRSGDSLVRGPPSLKPARVHSLVASPESGRRGTLSSQRRGRTLGPGGAPGSPRGRAGATGLVLVPVPRIISALEGEFVVQVGCGEAHTLILTLQGTMYAFGNAQNGRLGIPRPVDALDSPSGDQGRASLLRFRERGGLYAKYSVPQLITGIPKVRVISVGAAFSACIDDRDCLYTWGSNTAGQLGLGHTDDVWQPQKVETLKTPLLQASCGKNHLLVLTYDGHVFATGEGGEGRLGLGDTHSRHSFERVKGLPPVRFICAGGSHSAALDSGLLVWTWGSNCCGQLGLANWQPSAAFLAASVAAEAAHVVKSQSGTKAGAAREAPTLTRAENAARGVLSVWGKGKRGGDEGVSAREHRNRRTHTGKRTDGEPKQANNGHEGDEQGTREARKAILTAYSLSEGHESLSVKPQVVEFLRDKSVVTLALGPLYSLAVTLRGFVYAWGSHEQGQLGLSDRLDNQPLPVLVPAFLFSPAVQVFASPCSNCSFVSSVADVLNPFLSVSVSNSPLGSPRTPSAPATPTSVAPTAFRSASERSTSSGRHEGAAADFRAACAFRSLGSAPRRRSQSDSSSGESQAAVRGGGRPASFRLRNSGKDAQRTEKPEQRAVPSARESQRHWEGASTPRPRWQSGHVASPAERRKGEEASDVFSFNGERRRGRRSPRGDARQSKAPGRSLPRRLARRRGAVKTEESLEMDEKNCVSAVAPQSPCARCSRPSSRRSGERGKRTEARKSRFGRGQEDNEMYSDEEEEFGVSDGPGQEEKRSERGRRQAEAKRRPKRDEEAAAASQRIAENRRVGHASCTGGSLNPKNAQFNFGDQFGSWYRKLEEQEEEARQAADLCYRLRRGEERMEMFKKAASRRERSSKQSPQGKAPPVVDRMQSAPKEAAPEETPDA, from the exons ATGAACCGCTTAATAGAGATCCGACCTGAAGACAAGGGCATCCTCGTTTCCCAGTCCAAGTTGATTGTCGTTAATGGAGGCGCCTGTGATTTTTACACCATCAGCTTGGCAGAACGTGTTGAGACCCCAGTGGTGATATCGATCCGTGCCACATTCGGAGAAGTTGCTGTTTCTCCGGACACACTTCAGATCAAACCAGAAGAATATGACAAACCCCGAAGGATTGTTGTCGTTGG aggaaaaaaccgagaggTTTCAGATACTCCTGAGGAGGACAGCAGCAAGATTGAGCTCCTCCATTACGTGACAAGCAAAACGCCGGCCTACGATGGATTTGCATTTCGGCTGAcggtcgtcctcgtctcgaCGAGCGGAGCAATCCTGAGGTCCTTCGGGTCGAACTTACATTTCCAACTGGCCCACGACAGTACAAACAAAAAGAGTCAAACGCATCCACAGAAG CTTGCAGGCCTGCCAGCGAAAACGACGGTCCCTCAGATCTCGAGCGGTGCCAGGCACACTTGCGCAGTCTTGCAAGACGGTACTTTGTTCGGATGGGGAGACGGCAGCGACGGGCAACTGGCTTTGCCCCTCCCCTCGCTGGGTTCCGCCCGGACTCTGGACGCCCTTCCAGgcgacgcacacacagaTGGAACGCCTTCGAGGAGTGGCGACTCCCTCGTGCGCGGGCCGCCCTCGCTGAAGCCTGCTCGAGTCCACAGCCTGGTGGCTTCTCCAGAATCAGGGAGACGTGGAACGCTTTCTAGCCAACGACGAGGCCGCACGCTTGGCCCTGGAGGCGCGCCGGGTTCTCCCCGGGGTCGGGCTGGCGCCACGGGGCTCGTGCTCGTCCCCGTACCTCGGATAATCTCTGCTTTGGAAGGCGAATTCGTTGTTCAG GTTGGCTGCGGAGAAGCTCACACGTTGATTCTGACTTTGCAGGGAACGATGTATGCGTTCGGCAACGCCC AGAACGGTCGTCTCGGCATTCCTCGTCCAGTCGATGCGTTGGACTCCCCATCAGGTGACCAAGGacgcgcttcgcttctcaggttccgcgagagaggcggcctCTATGCAAAATACTCGGTCCCTCAACTCATCACTGGGATTCCCAAAGTCCGTGTCATCAGCGTAGGAGCTGCCTTCAGCGCATGCATTG aCGACCGCGACTGCCTATACACCTGGGGTTCGAACACGGCGGGGCAGCTCGGCCTCGGTCATACGGACGACGTGTGGCAACCGCAAAAAGTCGAGACACTGAAAACGCCTCTTCTGCAG GCGAGCTGCGGAAAGAATCACCTTCTCGTGCTTACCTACGACGGCCACGTGTTCGCTACTggggagggcggcgagggtCGCCTGGGCCTCGGCGACACTCACAGCAGGCACTCCTTTGAGCG CGTCAAAGGCCTGCCGCCAGTGCGGTTCATCTGCGCGGGAGGAAGTCACTCTGCCGCTCTGGACTCGGGTCTCCTCGTGTGGACGTGGGGCAGCAACTGCTGTGGGCAACTCGGCTTGGCGAACTGGCAGCCCTCGGCGGCGTTCTTAGCGGCTTCTGTGGCGGCTGAAGCTGCACACGTTGTGAAGTCGCAGTCGGGAACGAAAGCGggggcggcgcgagaagcgcccACGTTGACGCgcgcagagaacgcggcgcGGGGCGTCCTGAGTGTctggggaaaaggcaaacgcggcggagacgagggtGTCTCGGCGAGGGAGCACAGAAACCGAAGAACTCACAcggggaaacgcacagatGGAGAGCCGAAGCAGGCTAACAACGGGCATGAAGGAGATGAACAagggacgcgagaggcgcgaaaagcGATCCTCACTGCTTACTCCCTGTCCGAAGGCCACGAAAGCCTCTCTGTTAAGCCGCAG GTTGTGGAATTCCTTCGCGACAAAAGCGTCGTTACTCTTGCCCTCGGTCCCCTCTACTCTCTCGCCGTCACTCTCCGCGGGTTCGTCTACGCGTGGGGCAGTCACGAACAGGGACAGCTCGGCCTGTCGGATCGCCTAGACAACCAG CCGCTCCCTGTGCTGGTTCCGgcgtttttgttttcgccGGCGGTCCAGGTGTTTGCGAGTCCATGCAGCAACTGCagctttgtctcttccgttgCCGACGTCTTGaatccgtttctctcggtctctgtctccaaCTCTCCCCTCGGGAGCCCGCGCACGCCCTCCGCGCCGGCGACACCCACCAGCGTGGCCCCGACTGCTTTCCGCTCGGCGTCTGAAAGGAGCACAAGCTCGGGGCGACACGAGGGCGCAGCTGCGGACttccgcgccgcctgcgcgtttcgctctctcggatCTGCCCCGCGCCGCAGGAGCCAGAGTGACTCTTCGTCCGGAGAGTCTCAGGCGGCGGTGCGTGGCGGCGGCAGGCCTgcgtctttccgtcttcgcaACTCCGGGAAGGACGCTCAAAGGACCGAGAAACCTGAACAACGCGCCGTACCCTCCGCACGAGAGAGCCAGCGTCACTGGGAAGGCGCCTCGACGCCCCGGCCTCGCTGGCAATCTGGGCACGTGGCCTCGCccgcggaaaggagaaaaggagaagaagcgagcgacgtcttttcttttaatggagagaggagaagggggCGACGGTCGCctcgcggagacgcgcgccagAGCAAAGCGCCTGGACGAAGCctcccccgccgcctcgcccgccgtCGCGGCGCTGTGAAGACCGAAGAAAGCCTCGAGATGGACGAGAAGAACTGCGTTTCTGCGGTCGCCCCTCAGAGCCCGTGCGCACGGTGCTCACGGCCGTCTTCGCGCCGgagcggcgagcgaggaaagagaacagaggcgaggaagagtaGGTTCGGCAGGGGTCAGGAGGACAACGAAATGtacagcgacgaagaggaagagttTGGCGTCTCAGACGGCCCgggacaagaagagaagcgcagcgagcgagggcgacgccaagcggaggcgaagcggcgcccgaagcgcgacgaagaagccgctgccgcctcgcaACGAATTGCTGAAAACCGACGCGTCGGCCACGCGAGCTGTACGGGAGGATCCCTCAATCCCAAAAATGCACAGTTCAA cttcgGCGACCA GTTCGGCAGTTGGTACCGCAAACTCgaggagcaagaagaagaagcgcgccAAGCCGCAGATCTTTGCTACCGGCTTCgccggggagaagagagaatggAGATGTTCAAAAAAGCTGCGTCGCGGCGCGAGAGGTCGAGCAAGCAATCGCCGCAAGGAAAGGCGCCGCCCGTTGTCgaccgcatgcagagtgCGCCGAAAGAAGCCGctccagaggagacgcctgaCGCGTaa